In one Pseudodesulfovibrio tunisiensis genomic region, the following are encoded:
- a CDS encoding SAM-dependent methyltransferase, with amino-acid sequence MSKRITAYLAPRGFTDELVHELGGKRAGLTVRDRLVIKPGAPEHPAWAQNIWLNPRFLSLSSIDDGVRQLLAMRQHWFLHSVGNHREAELIRDRLPRFRNRRIPFGAATPEASPGAWTLWEPGKILASPECSSPFPNGEVHFQEDRENPPNRAYLKLWEAFTLLGVRPQPGELCLDLGSCPGGWSWVVGELGARVFSIDKAPLDPAIDRHPNVQYCQGSGFAPDPRHMGRIDWLFSDMACYPERLYTLVTRWIEIGECRNFLCTVKLQGKPDPDLLARFKAIPDSRLLHLSCNKHELTWVRLENGNFPDWMPAQA; translated from the coding sequence GTGTCGAAAAGAATAACTGCATATCTCGCGCCGCGCGGGTTCACGGACGAGTTGGTCCACGAACTTGGCGGCAAGCGCGCCGGGCTGACCGTGCGCGACAGGCTGGTGATCAAGCCGGGCGCTCCCGAGCATCCGGCGTGGGCCCAGAACATCTGGTTGAATCCCCGCTTTCTGTCTCTTTCGTCCATTGATGACGGCGTGCGTCAGCTTCTGGCCATGCGGCAGCACTGGTTTCTGCATTCCGTGGGCAACCATCGTGAAGCCGAGCTGATCCGCGACAGGCTGCCCAGATTCCGCAACCGTCGCATTCCCTTTGGTGCGGCAACTCCGGAAGCATCGCCCGGTGCATGGACCCTGTGGGAACCGGGCAAGATTCTGGCGTCCCCGGAATGCTCCAGCCCGTTTCCGAATGGCGAGGTCCATTTTCAGGAAGACAGGGAGAATCCGCCCAACCGCGCCTATCTCAAGTTGTGGGAAGCGTTCACCCTGCTTGGCGTTCGGCCGCAGCCGGGCGAACTCTGCCTTGATCTGGGCAGTTGCCCGGGCGGGTGGTCCTGGGTCGTGGGCGAACTGGGCGCACGCGTGTTCAGCATCGACAAGGCTCCGCTCGATCCGGCCATTGATCGGCACCCCAACGTCCAGTATTGCCAGGGCAGCGGCTTTGCCCCGGATCCGCGCCACATGGGACGCATCGATTGGCTGTTCAGCGACATGGCATGCTATCCGGAACGGCTGTACACGCTGGTCACCCGCTGGATCGAAATTGGCGAATGCCGCAATTTTCTGTGCACCGTGAAACTGCAGGGCAAGCCTGATCCAGATTTGCTGGCCCGGTTCAAGGCTATCCCGGATTCCCGGCTGCTGCACCTTTCCTGCAACAAGCATGAGCTGACGTGGGTACGGCTGGAGAACGGGAATTTCCCGGACTGGATGCCTGCTCAGGCGTGA
- a CDS encoding NifB/NifX family molybdenum-iron cluster-binding protein has product MKIAVSVQGTGPADPVDPRFGRCSGLVVFDTETGQHVYVDNSGNMSLAQGAGIQTAQLAADNGANVVISGQVGPKAQNALEQAGIAIYQTQAATVREAIDEYLGNAPASAGSNATPANAGQGFGAGQGMGQGMGGGGRGMGGGGRGMGGGGRGMGGGGRGMGGGGRGMGGGGRGMGGGGRGMGGGGRGR; this is encoded by the coding sequence ATGAAGATCGCTGTAAGCGTTCAGGGCACGGGACCGGCCGATCCCGTTGATCCCAGATTCGGCAGATGCTCCGGTCTGGTGGTGTTCGACACCGAAACCGGCCAGCATGTCTACGTGGACAATTCCGGCAACATGAGTCTGGCGCAGGGCGCGGGCATCCAGACTGCCCAGCTCGCCGCCGACAATGGTGCCAATGTCGTCATTTCCGGTCAGGTCGGGCCCAAGGCGCAGAATGCGCTTGAGCAGGCCGGGATCGCCATTTATCAGACGCAGGCCGCCACAGTCCGGGAGGCCATTGACGAATATCTCGGCAATGCTCCTGCTTCGGCTGGATCGAACGCGACTCCTGCGAATGCGGGGCAGGGCTTCGGCGCTGGTCAGGGCATGGGCCAAGGCATGGGCGGCGGTGGTCGCGGCATGGGCGGCGGAGGCCGTGGCATGGGCGGCGGAGGTCGCGGCATGGGCGGCGGCGGCCGTGGCATGGGCGGCGGCGGTCGCGGCATGGGCGGCGGAGGCCGTGGCATGGGCGGCGGAGGCCGTGGCATGGGCGGCGGAGGCCGTGGCAGATAG
- a CDS encoding 6-hydroxymethylpterin diphosphokinase MptE-like protein, producing the protein MSKEIRVLKELGLLTQSPESVPSQHGRPFGAEHVFSGHKPLWRFCNPKLESPFTPEMRQLPVYRTLPPDSTLESAVRETRFLVFFGAGDSPELEKALAMPGTIKLVFEPDEAHLAQWLALRDTREFMNKGVFFFSGNMDALPQPLLWILPSALANSGFPVFFVQNGFEEALPGQADRLIHLMELFYYRNRIYPAQGQEFMRGRPHRPLAMHAIYDRVLHFYRNVVAQTRAGTLNDLREATSGATAMLVAAGPELDQRLDWVAENADRAVTIVVNNALKPFLSTGLEPDFVIINDTSLDSGRAFAGLKPLRRTRLVAHALSSTGDEVFPEIYFFGTDGTDFLPPRDSLLLHGSVITTAFSLAEYLGCTRAVLVGAQLSSPDPYRLSYSARSQYGNASSQPRELIDKFPQLYPARAADGETVFTSLNFYDSAVWFRDRIRMSNVEVINTSQASLIHGSGVVMDSAPRLEADPSLREQLSRVSPHVPEHSRERIASHLRREHRKWRGVQDMSVKMLAILEAGGEKGLEPARELIRIYDGDNTSFMLQRFGEFRNLVFHKRFFEGAMAADQVAGALYYFGFLKQMCGALMKELEAGLSRLG; encoded by the coding sequence ATGTCCAAGGAAATCAGGGTGCTCAAGGAGCTGGGGCTGCTCACGCAGAGCCCGGAAAGCGTGCCGTCGCAACATGGCAGGCCGTTTGGCGCGGAACATGTCTTTTCCGGTCACAAACCGTTGTGGCGATTCTGCAATCCGAAACTGGAATCGCCGTTCACCCCGGAGATGCGGCAATTGCCCGTGTACCGGACCCTGCCTCCGGACTCCACGTTGGAAAGCGCGGTTCGCGAAACCCGTTTCCTCGTTTTTTTCGGAGCCGGAGATTCCCCGGAGCTGGAAAAAGCACTGGCCATGCCCGGCACCATCAAGCTGGTTTTCGAGCCGGACGAGGCGCATCTTGCCCAATGGCTCGCCTTGCGCGATACCCGCGAGTTCATGAACAAGGGGGTATTCTTTTTTAGCGGGAACATGGACGCCCTGCCGCAACCGCTGCTCTGGATTCTTCCTTCCGCTTTGGCCAATTCCGGATTTCCCGTCTTTTTCGTGCAGAACGGGTTTGAGGAGGCACTGCCAGGCCAGGCGGACCGCCTGATTCATCTCATGGAACTGTTCTATTACCGCAATCGGATATATCCGGCTCAGGGGCAGGAGTTTATGCGCGGCAGACCGCATAGGCCCCTGGCCATGCACGCCATCTACGACCGTGTGCTGCATTTCTACAGAAACGTGGTGGCGCAGACCCGTGCCGGGACCCTGAACGACCTCAGGGAGGCCACGTCCGGGGCCACGGCCATGCTCGTGGCGGCAGGGCCGGAGCTGGATCAGCGGCTGGACTGGGTTGCGGAAAACGCGGACAGGGCCGTGACCATTGTGGTGAACAATGCGCTCAAGCCGTTTCTTTCCACGGGGCTGGAACCGGATTTCGTGATCATCAATGATACCTCGCTGGATTCCGGCCGGGCGTTTGCCGGGCTGAAGCCGCTTCGCCGTACCCGTCTGGTGGCGCACGCCCTGAGTTCCACTGGGGACGAGGTGTTTCCGGAAATCTATTTCTTCGGGACCGACGGCACGGATTTCCTTCCGCCCAGAGATTCCCTGCTGCTGCACGGGTCGGTGATCACCACGGCCTTTTCCTTGGCCGAATATCTGGGATGCACCAGAGCCGTGCTCGTTGGCGCGCAATTGTCCTCTCCCGATCCCTACAGGTTGAGCTATTCGGCAAGGAGCCAGTACGGCAATGCCAGCTCGCAACCCCGGGAGCTGATCGACAAATTCCCTCAGCTGTATCCGGCCCGTGCCGCCGATGGCGAGACCGTGTTCACTTCACTGAATTTCTATGATTCGGCCGTCTGGTTTCGGGATCGCATCCGCATGTCGAATGTGGAAGTGATCAATACTTCGCAGGCAAGTCTGATTCACGGCTCGGGAGTCGTCATGGATTCGGCTCCCCGGCTGGAAGCCGATCCGAGTCTCCGGGAACAGCTTTCCCGTGTCTCGCCGCATGTGCCCGAGCATTCGCGGGAACGTATCGCCTCGCATCTTCGGCGGGAGCATCGCAAGTGGCGCGGCGTGCAGGACATGAGCGTGAAGATGCTGGCGATTCTGGAAGCCGGGGGTGAAAAGGGGCTGGAGCCTGCCCGGGAACTGATCCGGATATACGACGGGGACAACACCTCGTTCATGCTTCAGCGTTTCGGCGAGTTCAGGAACCTCGTCTTCCACAAGCGATTCTTCGAAGGGGCCATGGCTGCGGATCAGGTGGCTGGCGCACTGTACTATTTCGGATTCCTGAAGCAGATGTGCGGCGCGCTCATGAAGGAGCTGGAAGCCGGATTGTCGCGGCTGGGCTAG
- a CDS encoding glycosyltransferase, whose amino-acid sequence MKTQDKNKIRVAYIVGGLPFGGVENWLLDLNLKLKQQEKIVPVVINISGTGLLMPQYELNGIKVFCIGNSQNVISSHRIDTVFRLRRLLTEQKIDIIHTFHFSGDYFGRLASLGTGIPTICHIRNIKSETKRKRRIINKLLSWRTTHYLAVSKAVAQTIQHDHNWAKRPVEVLYNAVDPEKLDVCPCDLEKEYGLTGRVFIGVGRLVRQKNFDKLIRAFAKIRKENSDCSLLILGDGSLQSELKALAKKLNVNEWVKIPGYVPNKEIPKHLKAAHALVMPSDYEGLPVTHLEALFCGLPAIISEHVPSMEIASGSSLICTTDIDDIAQKMLLLLNDNTLYEQKKAATKNESRPHTITNYIQKLTSIYSQILESDRK is encoded by the coding sequence ATGAAGACACAAGATAAAAACAAAATCAGGGTCGCATACATTGTTGGCGGTCTCCCCTTTGGTGGGGTTGAAAACTGGTTGCTGGATTTGAATCTCAAATTAAAACAACAGGAAAAAATAGTTCCGGTTGTCATAAACATTTCTGGAACAGGGCTGTTAATGCCGCAGTATGAACTGAACGGCATAAAAGTGTTTTGCATTGGAAACAGTCAAAATGTCATAAGTTCACATAGAATCGATACCGTTTTTCGACTTCGACGGCTTTTGACGGAACAAAAAATAGACATCATACATACATTTCATTTTTCTGGGGATTACTTTGGTCGTTTGGCCAGTTTGGGAACTGGAATCCCAACAATTTGCCATATCCGAAATATCAAATCGGAAACAAAACGAAAAAGACGCATCATCAACAAGCTTCTTTCGTGGCGTACAACACACTACCTGGCCGTATCAAAAGCAGTTGCTCAAACCATACAACATGACCACAACTGGGCAAAACGCCCTGTGGAGGTTCTTTACAATGCGGTCGATCCCGAAAAGCTCGATGTTTGCCCCTGCGATCTCGAAAAAGAATACGGGCTGACAGGACGAGTTTTCATTGGGGTAGGCCGCCTTGTTCGGCAAAAAAACTTTGACAAACTCATCCGTGCCTTTGCCAAGATCAGAAAAGAAAATTCTGATTGCTCCCTGCTGATCCTTGGTGATGGCTCACTGCAATCAGAGCTAAAAGCTCTGGCAAAAAAGTTGAATGTAAATGAATGGGTTAAAATTCCAGGGTATGTGCCAAACAAGGAAATCCCGAAGCACCTCAAGGCCGCCCATGCCTTGGTTATGCCTTCAGACTATGAAGGCCTGCCAGTTACACACTTGGAAGCCCTGTTTTGTGGCCTCCCTGCAATAATATCAGAACATGTCCCCTCGATGGAAATCGCATCGGGGTCCAGTCTAATATGCACCACGGACATAGATGACATAGCACAAAAAATGCTTCTTTTATTGAATGACAACACGCTGTACGAACAAAAAAAAGCGGCAACCAAAAACGAATCTCGACCGCACACAATAACAAATTACATTCAAAAGCTGACCAGCATATATTCACAGATTCTGGAATCCGACAGAAAATAA
- a CDS encoding CGGC domain-containing protein encodes MEKILIVGCKNTMDDVCIGCSRCMVAFNRREGAFERYGEDAELLGLLNCGGCPGASIVPRLIQVKLWNMPLGEMPTKVHIAPCIADHCPHADDLVTKIQVKSGCEVVMGCHAYVPEKIYV; translated from the coding sequence ATGGAAAAGATTCTGATCGTGGGGTGCAAGAACACCATGGACGACGTCTGTATCGGGTGCTCCCGCTGCATGGTGGCCTTCAACCGTCGCGAAGGCGCCTTCGAACGCTACGGCGAGGATGCGGAACTGCTGGGCCTGCTCAACTGCGGCGGCTGCCCCGGGGCGAGCATCGTCCCCCGGCTGATTCAGGTGAAGCTCTGGAACATGCCTCTGGGCGAAATGCCCACCAAGGTGCACATTGCTCCGTGCATCGCCGACCACTGTCCCCATGCCGACGATCTGGTCACCAAGATTCAGGTCAAATCCGGCTGCGAAGTGGTCATGGGTTGCCATGCCTATGTCCCGGAAAAAATCTACGTATAG
- the asnB gene encoding asparagine synthase (glutamine-hydrolyzing): MCGIIGTTNGAIELNLASLHHRGPDGNGLWKDSGCKLGHTRLAIIDTDRRASQPMHSQCGRYAIVFNGEIYNYIELKENHLQHFSFRTSSDTEVLVELWAKLGTKCLPLLRGMFAFAIWDKKEKELYLVRDRMGKKPLVYSCNDNFIYFASELNSLAESLPVSPSINPQAIDLFLAYQFIPAPYTIYDKCWKLPPAGHYARFKDGQLLTECYWRLDFTPNHEISEKTAFEELESLIKESVKLRLRSDVEVGVLLSGGVDSSLVAAVAAEMTHRPLKTFSVGFNYGKSELAYAQKVAECCHSDHHPKRLDEKTVSSFFSNMITAYGEPYGDNSALPSLFVCSHAASQVKVVLNGDGGDELMGGYGKYNPKRLRKLFSPFALSGHALGCIMDDMLTRHTSSTKLLSFADRLNSSLSPYNKVLRFNHFFSTRYRRELYRPEVFDQILPTRTKYERHLLSELNLDGPLLNQLQQIDYKHYLAGDLLPKMDIAGMQNSLEARSPLLDHVLFEFTAKLPPNLKIKNGENKWLLKKLAAKYLPHDAIYRPKVGFSVPISDWAKTILVPRIQEFTSTPNHPLWQYLNKDFVSQLVAGDMKKQRKNSQRMWLISILGSWLKKYVH, translated from the coding sequence ATGTGCGGTATAATTGGAACAACCAATGGAGCTATCGAGCTCAATCTTGCCTCTCTTCACCACAGAGGGCCCGATGGAAATGGTCTGTGGAAAGATTCCGGATGCAAACTTGGCCATACACGATTGGCCATCATAGACACGGACCGTCGAGCCTCGCAGCCGATGCACAGTCAGTGCGGACGCTATGCGATCGTTTTCAATGGTGAAATATACAACTATATAGAGCTGAAAGAAAATCACCTTCAGCATTTTTCATTCAGGACTTCTTCCGACACTGAAGTACTTGTTGAGTTGTGGGCCAAATTGGGAACCAAATGTCTCCCCTTACTTCGGGGCATGTTTGCTTTTGCAATATGGGACAAAAAAGAAAAAGAGCTTTACCTTGTCCGTGATCGAATGGGCAAAAAGCCTTTGGTTTATTCCTGTAATGACAACTTCATCTATTTTGCATCGGAATTGAACTCGCTGGCAGAGTCCTTGCCCGTTTCCCCAAGCATCAACCCGCAAGCCATCGACCTGTTCTTGGCATACCAATTCATCCCCGCGCCATATACAATATACGACAAATGCTGGAAATTGCCTCCGGCCGGGCATTATGCAAGATTCAAGGACGGTCAACTTCTCACCGAATGCTATTGGAGATTGGATTTCACCCCAAACCATGAAATTTCCGAAAAGACTGCATTTGAAGAGCTTGAATCTCTCATTAAGGAATCCGTAAAACTGCGTTTGCGTTCCGATGTTGAAGTGGGAGTTCTCCTGAGCGGTGGAGTCGACTCAAGCTTGGTCGCAGCTGTGGCAGCAGAAATGACCCATCGACCTTTGAAAACATTTTCAGTGGGATTCAACTACGGCAAAAGCGAGTTGGCATACGCACAGAAAGTGGCGGAGTGCTGTCATTCGGATCATCACCCCAAACGTTTGGACGAAAAAACTGTATCCTCCTTTTTTTCCAATATGATAACCGCATACGGCGAACCATATGGAGACAATTCGGCCCTACCAAGCCTCTTTGTCTGTTCCCATGCAGCATCACAGGTTAAAGTCGTGCTGAATGGCGACGGAGGTGATGAATTAATGGGAGGCTATGGGAAATACAATCCCAAAAGGCTGAGAAAACTCTTCTCCCCCTTTGCCTTGTCGGGACATGCCTTGGGTTGCATCATGGACGATATGTTGACCCGACACACCTCGTCCACCAAGTTGCTCAGTTTTGCAGACAGGCTGAATTCAAGCCTGTCGCCATACAACAAGGTTCTACGATTCAACCATTTCTTTTCCACACGATACCGCCGTGAACTGTATCGCCCAGAAGTATTCGATCAGATATTGCCAACTCGCACAAAATACGAACGGCATCTCCTATCCGAATTGAATCTGGATGGCCCGCTTCTCAACCAACTGCAACAAATCGACTACAAGCATTACCTTGCCGGAGACTTGCTACCCAAGATGGACATTGCAGGGATGCAAAATTCCCTGGAGGCAAGATCACCTCTTCTCGATCACGTCCTTTTTGAGTTTACGGCAAAACTGCCTCCCAATTTGAAGATCAAGAATGGCGAGAATAAATGGCTCTTGAAGAAACTCGCAGCCAAATATCTCCCTCATGATGCCATATATCGCCCCAAGGTAGGTTTTTCGGTCCCCATATCCGACTGGGCCAAAACAATACTTGTACCGCGTATCCAAGAATTCACCTCAACTCCGAATCATCCTTTATGGCAATACCTCAATAAGGACTTCGTCTCTCAATTGGTCGCCGGCGACATGAAAAAACAACGCAAAAACAGCCAACGTATGTGGCTTATCTCGATACTGGGGTCTTGGTTGAAAAAATATGTGCACTAA
- a CDS encoding HD-GYP domain-containing protein → MPQQAEMQIDLRQMILAIEAAVSLVGMNDTNHGKRVGYIALQLAHHLDFTKEDKADIFELGLIHDCGVSSDSIHTHLVNQFDWEGASQHCEIGYNLLKNFKPLSHLALPILHHHTRWDAFDSIDIPAKARQLANLIFLADRVDVTSASFYGQNVLLHADHIRESIIQKKDTYFSTELVDCFLDISGPEAFWISLEDRHINRFAWDMAHLGHEKPMDMQDLKELARIFSYIVDQKSPFTAQHSTGVAHLCRYLAQQLAMAPDVVDKLEVAGYLHDIGKLHVPDNILDKPGPLSTVERSVINQHSYETYEILRPIKGLEDIAKWAAFHHESCIGNTGYPFHPPRLELSEPARIVAVADVFQALVQDRPYRSGMPVEKVVAILKDMGDQGKLDRSIVRVAVDNAEECFAMARG, encoded by the coding sequence ATGCCGCAACAAGCAGAGATGCAGATAGATCTCAGACAAATGATCCTTGCCATCGAAGCTGCTGTCAGCCTTGTGGGCATGAACGACACGAATCATGGCAAGCGGGTGGGATACATCGCGCTCCAGTTGGCCCACCATCTGGACTTCACCAAGGAAGACAAGGCCGACATTTTCGAACTCGGCCTGATCCATGACTGCGGGGTTTCCTCGGACTCGATCCACACCCATCTCGTGAACCAATTCGACTGGGAAGGCGCCAGTCAGCATTGCGAAATCGGCTACAATCTGCTCAAGAATTTCAAGCCGCTCAGCCATTTGGCCCTCCCCATCCTCCACCATCACACCCGATGGGACGCTTTCGACTCCATCGATATCCCGGCCAAGGCCAGACAACTGGCCAACCTGATCTTTCTTGCGGACCGCGTGGACGTGACAAGCGCATCCTTTTATGGACAAAACGTGCTGCTCCATGCCGACCACATCCGCGAATCCATCATCCAGAAAAAAGACACGTATTTTTCGACGGAACTGGTGGACTGCTTTCTGGACATTTCCGGTCCGGAGGCGTTCTGGATTTCTCTGGAAGACCGCCACATCAACCGCTTTGCCTGGGACATGGCGCACCTTGGACACGAAAAGCCCATGGACATGCAGGACCTCAAGGAACTTGCCCGAATCTTTTCCTACATCGTGGACCAGAAGAGTCCGTTCACGGCCCAGCACTCCACAGGAGTGGCGCACCTCTGCCGCTATCTTGCACAACAACTCGCCATGGCTCCGGATGTCGTGGACAAGCTGGAAGTGGCCGGCTACCTGCACGACATCGGCAAGCTGCATGTGCCGGACAACATTCTGGACAAACCCGGCCCACTTTCCACGGTGGAACGCTCCGTCATCAACCAGCACAGTTATGAAACATATGAAATTCTACGCCCGATCAAAGGGTTGGAGGACATCGCCAAATGGGCGGCCTTTCATCATGAAAGCTGCATAGGCAACACGGGCTACCCGTTTCATCCACCGCGCCTGGAGCTTTCCGAACCCGCGCGCATCGTGGCCGTGGCCGACGTGTTTCAGGCGCTGGTTCAGGACAGGCCGTACCGATCCGGCATGCCGGTGGAAAAGGTCGTCGCCATCCTCAAGGACATGGGCGATCAAGGCAAGCTGGACCGTTCCATAGTACGGGTCGCCGTGGATAATGCGGAAGAGTGCTTTGCCATGGCGCGGGGATGA
- a CDS encoding DEAD/DEAH box helicase: MNAFAKLGLSDNVLEALAKKGFENPTPIQEKTIPLLLQGGRSIVGQASTGTGKTAAFGLPIIECIEEHPGHVQALILTPTRELALQVSDEINSLKGHKRIRVLPVYGGQPIFQQLKNLKRGVDVVVGTPGRIMDHIQRGSLHLDKLSHFILDEADEMCNMGFIDDVRAILAHAGPDRNTLLFSATMPREVMRIAAEFMGDYEVVSVKPAKSEAPLTRQVFHEMHDSDRLEALCRVIDAAPAFYGLVFCRTRRDTDLVADRLAERGYPAAPIHGDLSQARREEILDQFRRRRICVLVATDVAARGIDVPDLTHVVNFALPQDPETYTHRVGRTGRAGKEGVAITLIAPNEFRRLMFIARNAGFHIDKAPLPRIEDVIHTKKSRACSDLAAIMEKGKHAPYLDMARDLLEEGSSEDVVAALLRQAFGAELDPRSYRKINDRPVQSRNGSRKRLTIFMGRAHGMSPKKLVDYVSHSAQVPPFKIQNLRINGKSSTFTAPPREAERIMHALNKGGKGRPLVSSR; the protein is encoded by the coding sequence ATGAACGCATTTGCAAAACTCGGCCTCTCGGACAATGTCCTGGAAGCCCTGGCCAAGAAAGGTTTCGAAAACCCCACTCCCATTCAGGAAAAGACCATCCCCCTGCTCCTGCAGGGCGGCCGTAGCATCGTGGGCCAGGCGTCCACGGGCACGGGCAAGACCGCAGCTTTCGGTCTGCCCATCATCGAATGCATCGAGGAACACCCCGGGCATGTACAGGCTCTGATCCTGACTCCGACCCGCGAACTGGCCCTTCAGGTTTCCGACGAAATCAACTCCCTCAAGGGGCACAAACGCATCCGCGTGCTGCCCGTGTACGGTGGCCAGCCCATTTTTCAGCAGCTCAAGAATCTCAAGCGCGGTGTGGACGTTGTCGTCGGCACCCCGGGCCGCATCATGGACCACATCCAGCGCGGCAGCCTGCATCTGGACAAGCTCTCCCACTTCATTCTGGATGAGGCGGACGAGATGTGCAACATGGGCTTCATCGACGATGTTCGCGCCATTCTGGCCCATGCCGGACCGGATCGGAACACCCTGCTCTTTTCCGCGACCATGCCCCGCGAGGTCATGCGCATTGCAGCGGAATTCATGGGCGATTACGAGGTGGTTTCGGTCAAGCCCGCCAAGTCCGAAGCTCCGCTGACCCGTCAGGTCTTTCATGAAATGCACGACTCGGATCGGCTCGAAGCCCTGTGCCGGGTGATTGACGCGGCCCCGGCCTTTTACGGTCTGGTCTTCTGCCGCACCCGCCGCGACACCGATCTTGTGGCGGACCGCCTTGCCGAACGCGGCTACCCTGCCGCACCGATCCACGGCGACCTGTCCCAGGCACGGCGCGAGGAAATCCTCGACCAGTTCCGCAGACGGCGCATCTGCGTGCTCGTGGCCACGGACGTGGCTGCGCGCGGCATCGACGTACCCGACCTGACCCATGTGGTGAACTTCGCCCTGCCTCAGGATCCGGAAACCTACACCCACCGCGTGGGCCGTACAGGACGCGCAGGCAAGGAAGGCGTGGCCATCACCCTGATCGCCCCCAACGAATTCCGCCGACTCATGTTCATCGCGCGCAATGCCGGCTTTCATATCGACAAGGCTCCGCTGCCCCGCATCGAGGACGTGATCCACACCAAGAAATCCCGGGCCTGCTCGGACCTTGCCGCGATCATGGAAAAGGGGAAACACGCTCCCTATCTCGACATGGCCCGCGACCTGCTGGAGGAAGGCAGCTCCGAAGATGTTGTCGCCGCCCTGCTCCGCCAGGCCTTTGGCGCGGAACTCGACCCGCGAAGCTACCGCAAGATCAACGATCGCCCTGTTCAGTCCAGAAACGGCAGCCGCAAACGACTGACCATTTTCATGGGCCGCGCTCACGGCATGAGCCCGAAGAAACTCGTGGACTACGTGAGCCACAGCGCACAGGTGCCACCGTTCAAGATTCAGAATCTGCGCATCAACGGCAAATCCTCCACTTTCACGGCCCCGCCGCGCGAGGCCGAACGAATCATGCACGCCCTGAACAAGGGGGGCAAAGGCCGCCCTCTGGTCTCCAGCCGATAG